The DNA segment GAGCACCATGCTCGACACGATCGCCATATCGGCGACGTTGTAGATCGCCGGCAGCATCCACGGAGTCGAGATGAAGTCGACGACGTGCCCGAGCCCGAAGCTCGGCTCACGGAAGAGTCGATCGGTGAGGTTGCCGAGGACACCGCCGAGCAGGAGGCCGAAGACGATGCCCCAGGCGACCGAGCGGATGCGCCGTGCGAACCAGATGATGACGCCGATGACGCCCGCGGCGAGGATCGTGAAGATCCAGGTGCTGCCGCTCGCGATCGAGAAGGCCGCGCCGGGGTTGCGCACGAACTGCCATTGGAGGAAACCGCCGAGAACTTCGACGGTCTCCCCTCGGTCAGATTCTGGACGACCCACGCTTTCGCGAGCTGATCGAGCGCATACGCGGCGACGGCCGCTCCGAAGAGGACGAGGAGCGCGGTGGTGGTGCCGGCTGCCTTGCCCCGCTCAGCCGCCAAAGCCCTGGAACGTCGGAGCAGCGGGCTCTGCCTGACGCGTCGGCGCGCTCACCGGGTTCGAGAACCCCTGGCCGCCCGACACCTGCACGGGCGCGGCCGTGTCGAGGTCGCGGAGCTGACCCTCGATGTAGCTCTTGAGCTTCTGGCGGTACTCGCGCTCGAAGATGCGCAGCTCGTCGACCGACTTCTCGAGCGCGACGCGCTCCTGGTCGAGCACGGTCATCTGCTGGCGCGACTTGGCCTCGGCCTCGGCGACGACGCGCGCGGCGGTGGCGTGGCCTTCGGCGATGAGCGCATCGCGCTTCTCGACGCCCTCGCGCACGTGCTCCTCGTGGAGGC comes from the Agromyces protaetiae genome and includes:
- a CDS encoding signal peptidase II; amino-acid sequence: MRNPGAAFSIASGSTWIFTILAAGVIGVIIWFARRIRSVAWGIVFGLLLGGVLGNLTDRLFREPSFGLGHVVDFISTPWMLPAIYNVADMAIVSSMVLFMILTISGLGLDGTRDSRRAKDGSASAEDGEGGASGLDDTSAAQLPAEA